In Rhodobacter sp. 24-YEA-8, the following are encoded in one genomic region:
- a CDS encoding DUF3035 domain-containing protein, giving the protein MQARPGKGMIALTIALVLSGCAADKGDSTDLMRLRSKDGPDEFAVLPPKALEMPTSLKDLPAPTPGGGNRTDQRPLDDAVVALGGKPGASGGIPAADSALYAHAARNGTQADIRSQLASEDLQWRRDNKGRILERMFSVNTYYRAYKDQSLNQYRELEYWRSRGLLTPSAPPEGYDKQKEEKERQKKKRGGLQLF; this is encoded by the coding sequence ATGCAGGCAAGACCGGGCAAGGGCATGATCGCGCTGACGATTGCGCTGGTGCTGTCCGGATGTGCCGCCGACAAGGGCGATTCTACCGATCTGATGCGGCTGCGCTCGAAAGACGGGCCGGATGAATTCGCGGTCCTGCCGCCGAAGGCGCTGGAAATGCCCACCAGTCTCAAGGACCTGCCCGCGCCCACGCCGGGCGGCGGCAACCGCACCGATCAGCGCCCGCTTGATGATGCTGTGGTGGCGCTTGGCGGTAAGCCCGGCGCCTCGGGTGGCATCCCCGCCGCTGATTCCGCACTTTACGCCCATGCCGCGCGCAATGGCACCCAGGCCGATATCCGCAGCCAGCTGGCCTCGGAAGATCTGCAATGGCGCCGCGACAACAAGGGCCGCATTCTTGAGCGCATGTTCAGCGTCAACACCTATTACCGCGCCTATAAAGACCAGTCGCTGAATCAGTATCGTGAACTGGAATACTGGCGTTCTCGCGGTCTTTTGACCCCATCTGCTCCGCCGGAAGGCTATGACAAGCAGAAGGAAGAAAAGGAACGCCAGAAGAAGAAGCGCGGCGGCCTCCAGCTGTTCTGA
- the lspA gene encoding signal peptidase II, translating into MRAAWLSALITFGLDQASKLAVVQGLDLISRGEIDVWPPFLVFRMAWNRGINFGLFAGDAEAVRWGIVLVSLVISGWVWIWVRRSRPGTLAQISAGLLVGGALGNVIDRIWYGAVADFLNTSCCGFENPYAFNVADIAIFAGALGLVLFTGKPAEGRKSGAKKG; encoded by the coding sequence ATGCGCGCAGCCTGGCTTTCCGCCCTCATCACCTTCGGCCTCGACCAGGCGTCCAAACTGGCGGTGGTCCAGGGGCTCGATCTTATCAGCCGCGGCGAGATCGATGTCTGGCCGCCCTTCCTCGTCTTCCGCATGGCCTGGAATCGCGGCATCAATTTCGGCCTCTTTGCCGGGGATGCCGAGGCGGTGCGGTGGGGAATCGTTCTGGTCTCGCTGGTGATCTCGGGCTGGGTCTGGATCTGGGTGCGGCGCTCGCGCCCTGGCACCCTTGCGCAGATTTCCGCCGGTCTGCTTGTCGGCGGTGCGCTTGGCAATGTGATCGACCGGATCTGGTACGGCGCGGTGGCGGATTTCCTCAATACGTCCTGCTGCGGATTCGAGAATCCCTATGCGTTCAACGTCGCCGATATCGCGATCTTTGCCGGGGCCCTTGGCCTGGTACTCTTTACCGGCAAGCCGGCTGAGGGCAGGAAATCGGGGGCAAAAAAGGGCTGA
- the mutL gene encoding DNA mismatch repair endonuclease MutL, whose protein sequence is MSQFAPNLSQETTRPVIRQLDEAAINRIAAGEVVERPASAVKELVENAIDAGATRIRIEYTDGGKTLIRVTDDGCGMTPEDLPLALSRHATSKIDGSDLLNIRSFGFRGEALPSLGAVGRLAITSRAAGFDAALITCTGGRLDGPRPAALTSGTVVELRDLFHATPARLKFMRSDRAEAQAIHEVVKRLAMAEPAVGFTLSEVTADGPRVILRLDPEQGDLFDALQGRLTRVIGADFTANAMAIDASRDGLALLGYAALPTYSRGSSTQQYLFVNGRPVNDRLLLGALRAAYFDVLSRDRHPAAVLNLIVDPERVDVNVHPAKSEVRFREPDAARSLIVTAIRTALSGAGHRASTTVGAETIGAFRPGQSLAPQPMRPTYAHDLPHRPAQSSLAQAFAFQAPLPAPGFAEAPQVNTIADLGATPAQIRDQDPAGPAPAPQSFPLGAARAQLHENWIIAQTPDGIVIVDQHAAHERLVYERLKAQMASREIPRQVLLIPEIITLSSPDASLILSAAESLAGAGLIIESFGGSAISVTETPAILGEVNAAALIRDILDELSDQGDSQLTRAKIDAVLSRMACHGSVRSGRQMRPEEMNALLREMEVTPNSGQCNHGRPTWVELKLHDIERLFGRR, encoded by the coding sequence ATGAGCCAGTTCGCCCCCAACCTCTCGCAAGAAACCACGCGTCCTGTGATCCGTCAGCTGGACGAAGCCGCGATCAACCGCATCGCCGCAGGTGAAGTTGTGGAGCGGCCCGCATCCGCCGTGAAAGAGCTGGTGGAAAACGCGATAGACGCAGGCGCGACACGGATCCGGATCGAATATACCGATGGTGGCAAGACGCTGATCCGGGTCACCGATGATGGCTGCGGCATGACGCCCGAGGATCTGCCGCTGGCGCTGAGCCGCCATGCCACCTCGAAAATCGACGGCAGTGATCTGCTGAACATCCGGTCTTTCGGGTTTCGCGGCGAGGCGCTGCCCTCCCTGGGCGCCGTCGGGCGGCTGGCGATCACCTCGCGCGCGGCGGGATTTGACGCAGCCCTGATCACCTGCACCGGCGGGCGGCTTGACGGGCCACGACCGGCCGCACTGACCTCGGGCACCGTGGTCGAGTTGCGCGATCTGTTCCATGCAACGCCCGCACGGCTGAAATTCATGCGATCAGACCGGGCCGAGGCCCAGGCGATCCATGAAGTGGTCAAACGTCTTGCCATGGCCGAGCCGGCGGTGGGCTTTACCCTGTCCGAGGTTACCGCAGACGGGCCAAGAGTGATCCTGCGCCTTGACCCCGAACAGGGCGATCTGTTTGACGCATTGCAGGGGCGGCTTACGCGGGTCATCGGCGCGGATTTCACCGCCAATGCCATGGCGATTGATGCCAGCCGCGACGGTCTCGCCCTGCTGGGCTATGCCGCGCTGCCGACCTATTCGCGCGGATCCTCGACGCAGCAATATCTCTTCGTCAATGGTCGCCCGGTGAATGACCGCCTGCTGCTCGGTGCGCTGCGGGCCGCCTATTTCGACGTGCTGTCACGCGACCGCCATCCGGCGGCGGTGCTGAACCTGATTGTCGATCCCGAACGGGTGGATGTGAACGTGCATCCGGCGAAATCCGAGGTGCGGTTTCGCGAGCCCGATGCCGCCCGCTCGCTGATCGTCACCGCGATCCGGACGGCCCTGAGCGGAGCGGGCCATCGGGCCTCGACCACCGTGGGGGCCGAGACAATCGGGGCTTTCCGGCCGGGCCAGAGCCTCGCGCCCCAGCCGATGCGACCGACTTATGCGCATGACCTGCCGCACCGTCCTGCGCAGAGCAGCCTCGCCCAGGCCTTCGCCTTTCAGGCGCCCCTGCCCGCCCCGGGCTTCGCCGAAGCCCCTCAGGTCAACACGATTGCAGACCTGGGCGCGACCCCGGCGCAGATCCGGGATCAGGATCCGGCAGGGCCCGCGCCCGCGCCGCAGAGCTTCCCCCTCGGCGCCGCGCGTGCCCAGCTGCACGAAAACTGGATCATCGCCCAGACGCCGGACGGCATCGTCATCGTCGACCAGCATGCCGCACATGAACGCCTCGTCTATGAACGGCTGAAGGCGCAGATGGCCAGCCGCGAGATCCCGCGTCAGGTGCTGCTGATCCCCGAGATCATCACCCTCTCTTCGCCCGATGCCAGCCTGATCCTCTCGGCTGCTGAAAGCCTCGCCGGCGCCGGCCTCATCATCGAGTCCTTCGGCGGTTCGGCGATATCGGTGACCGAAACCCCGGCGATCCTCGGCGAAGTCAACGCGGCCGCGCTGATCCGCGATATTCTCGACGAGTTGTCGGATCAGGGCGACAGCCAGCTGACCCGCGCGAAAATCGACGCGGTGCTGTCGCGCATGGCCTGCCATGGCTCGGTCCGCTCTGGCCGGCAGATGCGCCCCGAAGAGATGAACGCGCTGTTGCGCGAGATGGAGGTCACACCGAATTCCGGCCAGTGCAATCACGGCCGCCCCACCTGGGTCGAGCTGAAGCTCCATGATATCGAACGGCTTTTCGGGCGCAGATGA
- a CDS encoding pitrilysin family protein — translation MMFRALVAAFAILLPGLACADIPIKEVKSPGGLTAWLVEDHNIPFTALEIRFRGGTSLDDPGKRGAIYLMSGLIEEGAGDLDSKGFAEARDSLAASFSFAASTDTFSVSARFLSENRDEAVDLLALALNKPRFDEDAVIRVREQVLSGLRSNLRDPSSIASQTFDQLAYGEHPYGSTGRGTLASVAALSRDDVVQAWKTALARENVYISAAGDITAEELGLIIDRVLGGLPEAGAPLPGAAPWLLPPGVSVIDFPSPQSVVVFGQSGISQKDPDFFAAFILNEVMGGGRFSARLMTEVRDKRGLTYGIGTYLVGMDHSDSYLGQFQASNDKVAEAISVIRAQWAKIAIEGISEKELTDAKTYLTGAYPLRFDGNAPIASILVGMQMQGMPIDYPNTRNAKIEAVTMEDVKRVAARLYQPEALRFVVVGQPVDVTPSP, via the coding sequence ATGATGTTTCGTGCTCTGGTCGCAGCTTTTGCGATCCTTCTCCCCGGTCTCGCCTGCGCCGATATTCCGATCAAAGAAGTGAAAAGCCCAGGCGGGCTGACCGCCTGGCTGGTTGAAGATCACAATATCCCCTTCACCGCGCTGGAGATCCGCTTTCGCGGCGGCACCTCGCTGGATGATCCGGGCAAACGCGGCGCGATTTACCTCATGTCGGGGCTGATCGAGGAAGGCGCCGGCGATCTCGACAGCAAGGGCTTTGCCGAGGCGCGAGACAGTCTTGCGGCCTCGTTTTCCTTCGCGGCTTCAACCGATACCTTTTCGGTCTCGGCCCGGTTTCTGAGCGAGAACCGCGATGAGGCGGTGGATCTCCTGGCCCTGGCCCTGAACAAGCCGCGCTTTGATGAAGATGCGGTGATCAGGGTGCGCGAACAGGTGCTCTCCGGGCTGCGCTCGAACCTGCGCGATCCTTCTTCGATTGCGTCGCAGACCTTTGATCAGCTGGCTTATGGCGAACATCCCTATGGCAGCACCGGGCGCGGCACGCTTGCATCGGTTGCGGCCCTGAGCCGCGACGATGTCGTCCAGGCATGGAAGACCGCTCTTGCGCGCGAGAATGTCTATATCTCGGCTGCAGGTGATATCACCGCCGAAGAGCTGGGGCTGATCATCGACCGCGTGCTGGGCGGTCTGCCGGAAGCCGGCGCCCCCCTGCCCGGGGCGGCGCCCTGGCTGCTGCCACCGGGGGTGAGCGTGATCGATTTCCCCTCGCCGCAATCGGTGGTGGTGTTTGGTCAGTCGGGAATTTCGCAAAAGGATCCGGATTTCTTTGCCGCCTTCATCCTGAATGAGGTGATGGGCGGCGGGCGGTTCTCGGCCCGGCTGATGACCGAGGTACGCGACAAGCGCGGCCTGACCTATGGGATCGGCACCTACCTCGTGGGGATGGATCATTCGGACAGCTATCTCGGGCAGTTCCAGGCCTCAAATGACAAGGTCGCCGAGGCGATCAGCGTGATCCGGGCGCAATGGGCAAAAATCGCGATCGAAGGGATCAGCGAGAAAGAGCTTACCGATGCGAAGACCTATCTGACCGGCGCCTATCCGTTGCGCTTTGACGGCAATGCGCCGATTGCCTCGATCCTTGTGGGTATGCAGATGCAGGGGATGCCGATCGACTATCCGAACACCCGCAATGCGAAGATCGAAGCGGTCACGATGGAGGATGTGAAACGGGTCGCGGCGCGGCTTTATCAGCCCGAGGCCCTGCGTTTCGTGGTGGTGGGCCAGCCGGTGGATGTGACCCCGTCACCGTGA
- the purH gene encoding bifunctional phosphoribosylaminoimidazolecarboxamide formyltransferase/IMP cyclohydrolase: MSISAPSSAAPTTPVRPRRALLSVSDKTGLIGFARALHGHGVELLSTGGTAKALREADLPVKDVAEITGFPEMMDGRVKTLHPMVHGGLLALRDNKDHVAALEDHGIGAIDILVVNLYPFEETVAKGADYATAVENIDIGGPAMIRAAAKNHAFVAVVTDTEDYAGVIAEIEQNGGTSYAFRQRLALTAYARTAAYDTAVSTWMAAAIAEPAPRYRAMAGKLAQTLRYGENPHQKAAFYLDGSNRPGVATAKQWQGKELSYNNINDTDAAFELVAEFAGQGPAVAIIKHANPCGVGKGSSLLEAYQRAWTCDTTSAFGGIVALNQELDAATAEEIVKIFTEVVIAPSATDAAKAVFAAKKNLRLLTTGALPDASQGVLSFRQVAGGFLVQDSDVDTITPSDLKVVTKRAPSDQELEDLFFAWKVAKHVKSNAIVYVKDGATVGIGAGQMSRVDSTMIGARKAGEIAQALGLSESPAVGSVVASDAFFPFADGIEVLAGNGVKAVIQPGGSMKDADVIEAADRLGLAMVFTGQRHFRH, translated from the coding sequence ATGTCGATTTCCGCGCCCAGCTCCGCTGCCCCTACGACGCCCGTCCGCCCGCGCCGCGCCCTTTTGTCGGTATCGGACAAGACCGGGCTGATCGGGTTTGCACGCGCGCTGCATGGCCACGGGGTCGAACTGCTCTCGACCGGCGGCACTGCAAAAGCGCTGCGCGAGGCGGATCTGCCGGTGAAGGACGTGGCCGAGATCACCGGTTTCCCGGAAATGATGGACGGCCGTGTCAAGACACTGCATCCGATGGTGCATGGCGGGCTGCTAGCTTTGCGCGACAATAAAGATCATGTCGCGGCGTTGGAGGATCACGGGATCGGCGCGATCGATATCCTGGTCGTGAACCTCTACCCGTTTGAAGAGACCGTGGCGAAGGGCGCCGATTATGCCACCGCAGTCGAGAATATCGACATTGGCGGCCCGGCGATGATCCGGGCGGCGGCCAAGAACCACGCCTTTGTCGCGGTGGTGACCGATACCGAAGATTATGCCGGTGTAATTGCAGAAATCGAACAGAATGGCGGCACGAGCTATGCGTTCCGCCAGCGGCTCGCGCTGACCGCTTATGCCCGCACCGCGGCCTATGATACCGCCGTGTCGACCTGGATGGCGGCGGCGATTGCGGAACCCGCGCCACGTTACCGCGCCATGGCCGGCAAACTTGCACAGACCCTGCGTTATGGCGAGAACCCGCATCAGAAAGCGGCCTTCTACCTGGACGGATCGAACAGGCCCGGCGTCGCCACCGCAAAACAGTGGCAGGGCAAGGAGCTCAGCTACAACAATATCAACGATACCGATGCCGCATTCGAGCTGGTTGCGGAGTTTGCGGGCCAGGGCCCGGCGGTTGCCATTATCAAACATGCGAACCCCTGCGGCGTCGGCAAAGGGTCTTCGTTGCTCGAGGCTTACCAGCGCGCCTGGACCTGCGACACCACCTCGGCTTTCGGCGGCATCGTCGCGCTGAACCAAGAACTTGACGCTGCCACCGCCGAAGAGATCGTGAAGATCTTCACCGAAGTCGTGATCGCGCCTTCGGCCACCGATGCGGCGAAAGCGGTCTTTGCGGCGAAAAAGAACCTGCGCCTCCTGACCACGGGCGCGCTGCCGGATGCGTCGCAGGGCGTGCTCTCGTTCCGCCAGGTCGCGGGTGGCTTTCTTGTCCAGGACTCGGATGTTGACACCATCACGCCCTCCGATCTGAAAGTGGTGACGAAACGCGCCCCCTCGGACCAGGAGCTGGAAGACCTGTTCTTCGCCTGGAAAGTCGCGAAACATGTCAAATCGAACGCCATCGTCTATGTGAAAGACGGGGCCACGGTCGGCATCGGCGCGGGCCAGATGAGCCGCGTCGACAGCACCATGATCGGCGCGAGGAAAGCCGGCGAGATCGCCCAGGCACTGGGGCTGAGCGAAAGTCCGGCGGTTGGTTCGGTCGTCGCCTCGGACGCCTTCTTCCCCTTTGCCGACGGGATCGAAGTTCTGGCGGGGAATGGTGTGAAAGCCGTGATCCAGCCCGGCGGTTCGATGAAAGATGCCGATGTGATTGAAGCCGCGGACCGGCTTGGTCTTGCGATGGTCTTCACCGGCCAGCGCCATTTCCGGCACTGA
- a CDS encoding heparinase II/III family protein, with product MTRANDRIGDRIFAGGAEAPGRRERLANRYAAWAARHAKPADGFSLRPEPRSIGLYARGKQIMAGNIVLAGHLVEAGDATAEAEIWDLTAPDPAFTEEAHGFTWLDDLAALGTSRARDRARAWTWSWIRRFGDGTRPGWTPALTGRRLIRWIHHSDFLLEGEAPSDRARFFASLARQAGFLARRAASARPGLARIEALTGLIYTHLSLEEEAPKLAQALTALAKECDERIDRSGAINSRNPEELLEIFTLLGWVVQSLSDAGHTVPVALSAALDRIAPCLRALRHSDGGLARFHSGGTGTEGRLDQALAASRALPAAGHVTLAMGYARLSAARTSVILDVADPPGGPAALHAHASTTAFELSSGRRPLIVNCGPGQSAGPEWRLAARATQSHSALSLTGFSSSRFGTSTSHLSERAHVSDLHFAGADGAFVRLSHDGWQAGHGLIATRELHLSPDGRRLSGTDLLSSTTPDARAQFDRMVERSPLGGLPFTIRFHLHPDVDASLDMGGAAVSMQLRSGEIWVFRHDSGADLSLEPSAWLERGRLAPRHAQQIVLLGFAQHYDNRIGWTLAKAQDTPLAIRDLDRDDPVPI from the coding sequence GTGACACGCGCCAATGATCGCATCGGTGATCGCATCTTTGCGGGGGGCGCTGAGGCGCCGGGCCGGCGCGAGCGGCTGGCAAATCGCTATGCAGCCTGGGCCGCGCGCCATGCAAAACCGGCGGACGGCTTTTCGCTGCGCCCCGAACCACGCTCCATCGGGCTTTATGCGCGCGGCAAGCAGATCATGGCCGGGAATATCGTCCTGGCCGGCCATCTGGTCGAGGCCGGGGACGCAACTGCCGAAGCCGAGATCTGGGATCTGACCGCGCCCGACCCCGCCTTTACCGAAGAGGCGCATGGCTTCACCTGGCTTGATGACCTGGCAGCGCTTGGCACATCGCGGGCGCGCGACCGGGCCCGTGCCTGGACCTGGAGCTGGATCCGGCGATTCGGCGATGGCACCCGCCCCGGCTGGACCCCGGCGCTGACGGGCAGACGGCTGATCCGCTGGATCCACCATTCCGATTTCCTGCTCGAGGGCGAAGCACCTTCAGACCGCGCCCGATTCTTCGCCTCTCTCGCGCGGCAGGCGGGGTTTCTGGCGCGCCGCGCGGCTTCGGCCCGACCTGGCCTTGCCAGGATCGAGGCGCTGACCGGCCTGATCTACACCCATCTCTCGCTGGAGGAAGAGGCGCCAAAACTGGCCCAGGCCCTGACCGCTCTGGCAAAGGAATGCGACGAGCGCATTGACCGCAGCGGCGCGATCAACAGCCGCAACCCCGAGGAATTGCTGGAGATTTTTACCCTACTCGGCTGGGTGGTGCAAAGCCTCTCGGATGCGGGGCACACGGTTCCGGTAGCGCTTTCGGCGGCTTTGGATCGGATCGCGCCCTGCCTGCGCGCGCTGCGCCATTCCGATGGCGGGCTGGCGCGCTTCCATTCCGGCGGTACAGGGACGGAGGGGCGGCTTGACCAGGCACTCGCTGCCTCACGGGCGCTGCCCGCGGCGGGGCATGTTACTCTGGCGATGGGCTATGCACGGCTTTCCGCCGCCCGCACCAGCGTCATTCTTGATGTGGCCGACCCGCCCGGTGGCCCGGCGGCGCTTCATGCACATGCCTCGACCACCGCGTTTGAGCTGAGTTCCGGGCGCCGCCCGCTGATCGTCAATTGCGGCCCGGGTCAGAGCGCCGGGCCGGAATGGCGGCTCGCGGCACGGGCGACGCAGTCGCATTCGGCCCTGTCGCTGACCGGGTTTTCCTCGTCGCGCTTCGGAACCTCGACCAGCCATCTGAGCGAGCGCGCCCATGTCTCGGACCTGCATTTCGCCGGAGCCGACGGTGCTTTCGTGCGGCTCAGCCATGATGGCTGGCAGGCAGGTCACGGCCTCATCGCCACACGCGAGCTGCATCTCTCGCCTGACGGGCGGCGGCTGAGCGGCACGGATCTTCTGTCCTCGACCACACCGGATGCCCGCGCGCAGTTCGACCGGATGGTAGAACGCTCGCCGCTCGGGGGACTGCCCTTCACCATCCGCTTTCATCTGCATCCCGATGTCGATGCCTCGCTGGATATGGGGGGCGCGGCGGTGTCGATGCAGCTGCGCTCCGGCGAGATCTGGGTTTTCCGCCATGACAGCGGCGCCGATCTGTCGCTGGAGCCTTCGGCCTGGCTTGAACGTGGCCGGCTTGCGCCCCGCCATGCACAACAGATCGTGTTGTTGGGCTTTGCCCAGCACTATGACAACCGTATCGGCTGGACGCTTGCGAAAGCCCAGGATACTCCGCTCGCGATCCGCGATCTGGACCGGGATGACCCGGTTCCCATCTGA
- a CDS encoding pitrilysin family protein, whose amino-acid sequence MPALPLLAALSAFAAQAETVSAFRLENGLDVVVIEDHRAPVVVQMIWYRAGAADETAGKSGIAHFLEHLMFKGTDKVPAGQFSATVEAHGGDDNAFTSWDYTAYFQRIAADKLEMVMEMEADRMRGLKLDPAVVLTERQVILEERAQRTDSDPGALLGEQMRAALFLNHRYGVPIIGWRHEIAELTREDALAWYEQYYAPNNATLIIAGDVTPDQVKGLAEKYYGPIAPSEGIKPRIRPQEPPHLAERRLAYADERVSDPYVYRSYLAPERNPGDQKTAAALSILAELLGGNGQTAILPRALQFDSQVAVWSSAFYDGTALDDATFGLYVVPAPGVSLGEAEAAMDAVLAKFLEEGPDPEAFDRIKTQIRASDIYAKDDAMGLAKLYGEELSVGLGLEDIQSYTSVLDEVTIEDVMQAAHQVLNRNNAVTGWLERPPEASPEASPDQSASPAEAAPGTEPATGETEAAE is encoded by the coding sequence ATGCCTGCCTTGCCGCTGCTTGCGGCACTGTCGGCCTTTGCCGCCCAGGCCGAAACGGTTTCGGCTTTCCGGCTGGAAAACGGTCTCGATGTGGTGGTGATCGAAGATCACCGCGCCCCGGTCGTCGTCCAGATGATATGGTATCGCGCCGGCGCCGCTGATGAGACTGCAGGCAAATCCGGCATCGCCCATTTTCTGGAACATCTGATGTTCAAGGGCACCGACAAAGTGCCCGCCGGCCAGTTCTCGGCCACGGTCGAAGCGCATGGCGGTGATGACAATGCCTTCACCTCCTGGGATTACACCGCCTATTTCCAGCGCATTGCCGCCGATAAGCTGGAAATGGTGATGGAGATGGAGGCCGACCGGATGCGGGGGCTGAAACTCGACCCCGCCGTAGTGCTGACCGAACGCCAGGTGATCCTTGAGGAACGCGCGCAGCGCACCGATTCCGATCCGGGCGCGCTGCTGGGCGAACAGATGCGGGCGGCCTTGTTCCTGAACCACCGCTACGGCGTTCCGATCATCGGCTGGCGCCATGAGATTGCCGAGCTGACCCGCGAGGATGCGCTGGCCTGGTATGAGCAGTATTACGCCCCGAACAATGCCACGCTGATCATCGCGGGCGATGTGACCCCCGATCAGGTGAAGGGACTGGCCGAAAAATATTACGGCCCCATCGCGCCCTCGGAAGGCATAAAACCGCGCATCCGCCCGCAAGAGCCGCCGCATCTGGCGGAACGCCGGCTGGCCTATGCCGATGAGCGGGTCTCTGACCCCTATGTTTACCGCTCTTACCTGGCGCCGGAGCGCAATCCGGGCGATCAGAAGACCGCAGCCGCATTGTCGATCCTGGCCGAGCTTCTCGGCGGCAATGGTCAGACGGCGATCCTGCCGCGCGCGCTTCAGTTCGATAGCCAGGTCGCGGTCTGGTCTTCGGCCTTTTACGATGGCACTGCGCTGGATGACGCGACTTTCGGGCTTTATGTCGTGCCCGCACCCGGGGTGAGCCTTGGCGAGGCAGAGGCCGCGATGGATGCGGTTCTGGCGAAATTCCTTGAGGAAGGCCCCGATCCGGAGGCGTTTGACCGGATCAAGACCCAGATCCGTGCCTCGGATATCTATGCCAAAGACGATGCGATGGGGCTGGCAAAACTCTACGGCGAGGAGCTTTCGGTCGGCCTCGGCCTTGAGGATATCCAAAGCTATACGTCGGTGCTGGATGAGGTGACCATCGAAGATGTGATGCAGGCCGCGCATCAGGTGCTGAACCGCAACAATGCGGTGACCGGCTGGCTGGAGCGCCCGCCGGAAGCCTCGCCGGAAGCGTCACCGGACCAATCCGCCTCTCCGGCTGAGGCAGCCCCCGGGACGGAACCGGCAACAGGTGAAACGGAGGCCGCAGAATGA